In a single window of the Ficedula albicollis isolate OC2 chromosome 13, FicAlb1.5, whole genome shotgun sequence genome:
- the LRRTM2 gene encoding leucine-rich repeat transmembrane neuronal protein 2 isoform X2 yields MHPPMYSKEWLSSLHPELFYGLRKLQTLHLRSNSLRTIPVRLFWDCRSLEFLDLSTNRLRSLARNGFAGLIKLRELHLEHNQLTKINFAHFLRLSSLHTLFLQWNKISNLTCGMEWTWGTLAKLDLTGNEIKAIDLTVFETMPNLKTLLMDNNKLTTLDSKILSSLTSLTTVGLSGNLWECSSKICALATWLSGFQGRWEHSILCHSPDHTQGEDILDAVYGFQLCWNLSTVVTPVATTSYTAPTTEYTKRISSSHFHVGDKEIPTTAGMVVTTEEQFPEPNNAIFTQRVITGTMALLFSFFFIIFIVFISRKCCPPTLRRIRQCSMIQNHRQLRSQTRLHMANMSDQGPYNEYEPTHEGPFIIINGYGQCKCQQLPYKECEV; encoded by the exons ATGCACCCTCCAATGTACTCAAAAGAATGG TTATCCTCTCTGCACCCCGAGCTCTTCTACGGCCTTCGCAAGCTACAGACCTTGCACTTGCGGTCCAACTCCCTGCGGACCATCCCGGTCCGCCTGTTCTGGGACTGCCGTAGCCTGGAGTTCCTGGATTTGAGCACAAACCGCCTGCGAAGTTTGGCTCGCAATGGATTTGCGGGATTAATCAAGCTGAGGGAGCTTCACCTAGAGCACAACCAGCTGACAAAGATTAATTTTGCTCACTTCCTCCGGCTGAGCAGCCTGCACACGCTCTTCTTGCAGTGGAACAAAATTAGCAACTTGACATGTGGGATGGAGTGGACCTGGGGCACCTTAGCAAAGCTCGATTTGACTGGAAATGAAATCAAAGCCATCGACCTCACCGTCTTTGAAACTATGCCTAACCTTAAAACCCTCCTCATGGATAACAACAAGCTCACCACTCTGGATTCCAAGATCCTGAGCTCGCTGACATCCCTCACCACCGTGGGCCTCTCCGGCAATCTGTGGGAATGCAGCTCAAAGATCTGCGCCTTGGCCACATGGTTGAGTGGCTTCCAAGGTCGGTGGGAGCACTCCATCCTCTGCCACAGCCCCGACCACACCCAGGGAGAGGATATTCTGGATGCAGTGTATGGTTTTCAGCTTTGCTGGAATTTATCGACTGTGGTTACCCCCGTGGCTACGACGTCGTACACGGCTCCAACTACCGAGTACACGAAAAGAATCAGCTCCTCTCATTTCCATGTGGGAGACAAAGAGATTCCAACTACGGCAGGCATGGTCGTTACCACCGAAGAACAGTTCCCCGAGCCAAACAATGCCATCTTCACTCAGAGGGTAATTACGGGAACAATGgctttattgttttctttcttttttatcatttttatagTGTTCATCTCCAGGAAGTGCTGCCCTCCCACACTCAGAAGAATTAGGCAGTGCTCAATGATTCAAAACCACAGGCAGCTCCGATCCCAAACGCGGCTGCACATGGCCAATATGTCAGACCAAGGACCCTATAACGAGTACGAACCCACCCACGAAGGACCCTTCATCATCATCAACGGCTACGGACAGTGcaagtgccagcagctgccctaTAAAGAATGTGAAGTATAA
- the LRRTM2 gene encoding leucine-rich repeat transmembrane neuronal protein 2 isoform X1 → MGLHFKWPLGARMLAALYAMSMVLKMLPALGMACPPKCRCEKLLFYCDSQGFHSVPNTTEKGSLGLSLRHNYISELERDQFASFSQLTWLHLDHNQIATVREDSFQGLYKLKELVLSSNKIFHLPNTTFSQLLNLQNLDLSFNQLSSLHPELFYGLRKLQTLHLRSNSLRTIPVRLFWDCRSLEFLDLSTNRLRSLARNGFAGLIKLRELHLEHNQLTKINFAHFLRLSSLHTLFLQWNKISNLTCGMEWTWGTLAKLDLTGNEIKAIDLTVFETMPNLKTLLMDNNKLTTLDSKILSSLTSLTTVGLSGNLWECSSKICALATWLSGFQGRWEHSILCHSPDHTQGEDILDAVYGFQLCWNLSTVVTPVATTSYTAPTTEYTKRISSSHFHVGDKEIPTTAGMVVTTEEQFPEPNNAIFTQRVITGTMALLFSFFFIIFIVFISRKCCPPTLRRIRQCSMIQNHRQLRSQTRLHMANMSDQGPYNEYEPTHEGPFIIINGYGQCKCQQLPYKECEV, encoded by the exons ATGG GCTTACATTTCAAGTGGCCATTAGGGGCTCGTATGCTGGCAGCACTATATGCAATGAGTatggttttaaaaatgctgcctGCCTTGGGCATGGCTTGTCCACCAAAATGTCGCTGTGAGAAGCTGCTCTTTTACTGTGACTCTCAGGGGTTTCACTCAGTGCCAAACACCACTGAAAAGGGCTCGCTAGGTTTGTCACTGAGGCACAATTATATTTCTGAACTTGAAAGGGATCAATTTGCAAGCTTCAGTCAACTTACTTGGCTTCACTTAGATCATAATCAAATTGCAACAGTCAGAGAAGATTCTTTTCAAGGACTGTATAAACTTAAGGAATTAGTCTTAAGTTCCAACAAAATCTTTCATTTGCCAAACACAACTTTTAGCCAGCTGCTTAACCTGCAGAATTTGGACCTCTCTTTTAATCAGTTATCCTCTCTGCACCCCGAGCTCTTCTACGGCCTTCGCAAGCTACAGACCTTGCACTTGCGGTCCAACTCCCTGCGGACCATCCCGGTCCGCCTGTTCTGGGACTGCCGTAGCCTGGAGTTCCTGGATTTGAGCACAAACCGCCTGCGAAGTTTGGCTCGCAATGGATTTGCGGGATTAATCAAGCTGAGGGAGCTTCACCTAGAGCACAACCAGCTGACAAAGATTAATTTTGCTCACTTCCTCCGGCTGAGCAGCCTGCACACGCTCTTCTTGCAGTGGAACAAAATTAGCAACTTGACATGTGGGATGGAGTGGACCTGGGGCACCTTAGCAAAGCTCGATTTGACTGGAAATGAAATCAAAGCCATCGACCTCACCGTCTTTGAAACTATGCCTAACCTTAAAACCCTCCTCATGGATAACAACAAGCTCACCACTCTGGATTCCAAGATCCTGAGCTCGCTGACATCCCTCACCACCGTGGGCCTCTCCGGCAATCTGTGGGAATGCAGCTCAAAGATCTGCGCCTTGGCCACATGGTTGAGTGGCTTCCAAGGTCGGTGGGAGCACTCCATCCTCTGCCACAGCCCCGACCACACCCAGGGAGAGGATATTCTGGATGCAGTGTATGGTTTTCAGCTTTGCTGGAATTTATCGACTGTGGTTACCCCCGTGGCTACGACGTCGTACACGGCTCCAACTACCGAGTACACGAAAAGAATCAGCTCCTCTCATTTCCATGTGGGAGACAAAGAGATTCCAACTACGGCAGGCATGGTCGTTACCACCGAAGAACAGTTCCCCGAGCCAAACAATGCCATCTTCACTCAGAGGGTAATTACGGGAACAATGgctttattgttttctttcttttttatcatttttatagTGTTCATCTCCAGGAAGTGCTGCCCTCCCACACTCAGAAGAATTAGGCAGTGCTCAATGATTCAAAACCACAGGCAGCTCCGATCCCAAACGCGGCTGCACATGGCCAATATGTCAGACCAAGGACCCTATAACGAGTACGAACCCACCCACGAAGGACCCTTCATCATCATCAACGGCTACGGACAGTGcaagtgccagcagctgccctaTAAAGAATGTGAAGTATAA